A single window of Channa argus isolate prfri chromosome 2, Channa argus male v1.0, whole genome shotgun sequence DNA harbors:
- the LOC137109559 gene encoding carnitine O-acetyltransferase-like, with the protein MQKPCGLVKSYHLVKPVSVSLVAGRTMSHQKQLPKMPVPPLKQTCELYLSVLETILKADELNHTKKLVEEFMKAGGVGERLQQGLERKAHNTENWLTDDYLKYECLNLRKPVVICLNFGVLCTTKDTRDKQGEIRTAAEFIARILDINTMVDNQTLPVDYMRGKPLCMKQYEQVFSSCRIPGPKTDSLLFFAKSSNPPKHITAVHNGQFFALDVYNSHGTPLTVEQLCVQLERIYSSSKKINTEPVGILTTLQRDLWSKSYNSLMQDENNRESMSAIQSSIFTVCLDGPMPPVSDEMSYRRSGLLQALHGGGSQLYSGNRWFDKGLQVIIGEDGTLGINCGHAAADGSVLMEICDYAVANINRKTPPVMHVHADPLPMPRKLQFNITPEIKQDIEEAKQHIDRMIQSLVLKASLFDHFGKNTIKGHRMSPNAFVQMAIQLAYYRVYKKCCSMMEPASMRVFRLGRIAMIPSNSIASVAFVKAFDDPKKQNLEKVELLEKALEEHRKRTEMVMRGQAIGVHFLGLLSQALEAQIPMPDIFTDTSFSKAFDFYEMTTSQLTTKTQCLTCACIDQPGVHDVNYSIMDNHIDVRVSFLDALDTCKGKDPTPLSQALEDALLDMMDLLEKTPRVKR; encoded by the exons ATGCAAAAACCCTGTGGATTGGTAAAATCATATCACTTGGTGAAGCCTGTATCAGTGAGTCTGGTTGCTGGAAGAACCATGTCCCACCAGAAGCAACTCCCCAAAATGCCTGTCCCTCCTCTAAAGCAGACCTGTGAGCTCTACCTCAGCGTGCTTGAAACCATTTTGAAAGCAGATGAGCTGAACCACACAAAAAAGCTAGTGGAGGAATTTATGAAAGCAGGAGGAGTTGGTGAGAGACTTCAGCAGGGACTGGAGAGGAAAGCACACAACACTGAGAACTGG ttAACAGATGATTATTTGAAGTATGAATGTCTCAATTTACGGAAGCCTGTGgtgatttgtttaaattttggTGTTCTGTGCACCACAAAGGACACCAGGGATAAGCAGGGAGAAATAAG GACTGCTGCTGAATTCATAGCGAGGATATTGGATATAAACACAATGGTTGACAA TCAGACATTGCCAGTCGATTACATGCGAGGGAAGCCCCTGTGTATGAAGCAGTATGAGCAGGTGTTCTCATCCTGTCGTATCCCTGGTCCGAAAACAGATTCATTGTTGTTCTTTGCCAAGAGCTCCAATCCTCCTAAACACATCACTGCAGTACACAATGGACAG TTCTTTGCACTGGATGTGTACAACAGTCATGGGACCCCGCTGACAGTTGAGCAGCTCTGTGTTCAGCTGGAGAGGATCTACAGCTCCTCAAAAAAGATAAACACTGAGCCTGTAGGCATCCTGACCACCCTGCAACGTGACCTGTGGAGCAAAAGCTACAACAGTCTCATGCAAG ATGAGAACAACAGAGAATCAATGTCAGCTATCCAAAGCAGCATCTTCACAGTTTGTCTGGATGGGCCGATGCCCCCAGTGTCTGATGAGATGTCGTATCGCAGGAGTGGTCTTCTTCAGGCATTGCATGGAGGAGGCAGCCAGCTGTACAGTGGAAACCGTTGGTTTGACAAAGGGTTACAG GTAATTATTGGAGAAGATGGAACATTGGGTATAAACTGTGGACATGCCGCTGCTGATGGTTCAGTGTTAATGGAAATTTGTGACTATGCGGTAGCAAACAT AAACAGGAAAACACCACCTGTGATGCATGTTCATGCTGACCCATTGCCCATGCCCCGAAAATTACAATTCAACATCACACCTGAGATCAAACAGGATATTGAGGAGGCCAAGCAACATATAGACAG AATGATCCAAAGCCTGGTTCTGAAGGCTTCTTTATTCGATCACTTTGGAAAAAATACCATTAAGGGCCATAGGATGAGTCCTAATGCTTTTGTACAGATGGCGATTCAACTAGCCTACTACAG GGTTTACAAAAAATGCTGCTCAATGATGGAACCTGCCTCCATGCGTGTGTTCAGACTGGGCCGTATAGCAATGATACCTTCAAATTCCATTGCCTCTGTTGCATTTGTCAAGGCCTTTGATGATCCTAAAAAACAG AATTTAGAGAAAGTTGAGTTATTGGAGAAAGCTTTAGAAGAACACAGAAAACGAACAGAGATG GTAATGAGAGGCCAGGCCATAGGAGTCCATTTCCTTGGTCTCTTGTCACAGGCTTTGGAGGCACAGATCCCCATGCCAGATATCTTCACGGACACCTCTTTCAGTAAAGCTTTTGACTTCTACGAAATGACCACAAGTCAG CTAACGACAAAGACTCAGTGTCTGACATGTGCTTGCATTGATCAACCTGGGGTACATGACGTGAACTACAGTATTATGGACAATCACATCGACGTCAGAGTGTCTTTTTTAGATGCTCTCGATACCTGCAAAGGAAAAGACCCAACACCACTGAGTCAAGCCTTGGAGGATGCACTGCTGGACATGATGGACCTTCTGGAAAAAACACCAAGAGTCAAACGGTGA